The genome window TCTCTCTAGTCCCCTGCAAAGCATTCTGTTTCGTTGTATACTCTACTATCCTTGCCATTGCTTCAAGGTCTGTTATTTTACCTAACCCTGATTGTTTTGCCTGGTCTTGAGCAAACACCTTTATTTTCTCCCTTCTTAAATGTTCCTCCATGTTTTTTCTTACAGCAGCCTCAACCTCATCAGGTGTAAATACTCCCAAAATCTTTCCTCCTGCATCTTTCAGTGAATCTAAAACCTTAGGTATCCCTCCCTCTAGGCTTTTCCCCGTATTGGTTACCCAATTGACAAGCCCATCCAATCCTATTGTCTTGAAATCAACATTCCCCAAATCTATATTAGGCAGATTTACCTTCGGCAGGTCTATCTTGGGCAGGGTTATATTCTTCTTCCAGATTATCCCCTCAATCACATCCCCAAACTTATTGTTCCAGTCAGACATTCTTTCATAGCTCTTTAGTCCAGCAACCCTTTCTTCCCAGGTAAGCTTATTCCCCCACACATCCTTTCCAGTTAAGGCAGTGCCAAATTTGTAATACTTATTCTCAATCAGGCTATTGTAAAAAGAACCAGCCTTATTGGTTAAATCAGTTAAAGGACCAAGGTCGTATTTTTTTCCAAGGTTTAAACCTGCCAAAACAGCTTGCTCTGGGTTTTTAAGGTAGCCAGAATAGGTATTAAGCTTTGAAATGGCATCCTTTGTTTTGTTTATGGTATTAGCTAAATTTGCGGTTTGCCTAAACATTGATGCACCCCTTGCTAATGGACCAAGAAAGGAAAGCCATCTATCTGCACCAGATAGCTTCTGGCCTGTTATAAAATCCCTGCCCGCAATTGCTGTGGCA of bacterium contains these proteins:
- a CDS encoding pre-toxin TG domain-containing protein, coding for QTYVPKDALEKIEPPPPPPQPKKKKWYQKVWSVVSGVVSTVVRGLPGIGQIYTFATAIAGRDFITGQKLSGADRWLSFLGPLARGASMFRQTANLANTINKTKDAISKLNTYSGYLKNPEQAVLAGLNLGKKYDLGPLTDLTNKAGSFYNSLIENKYYKFGTALTGKDVWGNKLTWEERVAGLKSYERMSDWNNKFGDVIEGIIWKKNITLPKIDLPKVNLPNIDLGNVDFKTIGLDGLVNWVTNTGKSLEGGIPKVLDSLKDAGGKILGVFTPDEVEAAVRKNMEEHLRREKIKVFAQDQAKQSGLGKITDLEAMARIVEYTTKQNALQGTREIILNKFIEDIGFVLANKMSGGIDDDPWKRYYVKDFKDSGFNSSYKDNSNQVRHFIGFVLAGYYRGGIIGDAAVVYNELRGAYQGGSLSLADFQLGWKGVDAGVALRKGEIEINKFAEWIRNNLK